TACGGCCCACCAGCCGGCCTCCGTCGTCCTACCCTCCAAGCGCGTGCCTTGGCTTGACTTCGTCAACGCGGCTGGCTACAGTGATAGAGAGGAATGAATATGAACCCGCTGCTTGAGCGAATCTCCGTCGACCCCAACGTCTGCTTCGGCAAGCCCTGCATCCGCGGCCACCGCATCTGGGTATCTCTCATACTGGACATGCTTGCCGGCGGCATGAGCACTCCGGAGATTCTGAAGGAATACCCGACCCTTGAGGAACTCGATATCCGTGCCGCCATCGCCTACGGCGCCGAGATGTCCAGAGACCGGTACGTGCCCGTCGGGGCGCCCTCCGGCCAGTGAAGTTCAAACTCGACGAGAACTTCGGCACCCGCGCACAACACCTCTTCCAGGCCGCAGGACACGATGTGTCCACGGTCGGCGGCCAAGACCTCTGCGGGAGTCCAGACCGACGGATATTCGAGATCTGCGGCCGGGAAGGTCGCTGCCTCGTCACCTTGGACATTGACTTCGGCGACGTGACCCGCTTCCCTCCGGACCGCAGCGCCGGCGTTGTGGTGCTGCGCCTGCCGAGGAACCCCACTCTTCCTGTTCTCGAATCGCTGGTTGGTACCTTTCTTCGAGCGCTCGGGGACAGGC
This candidate division WOR-3 bacterium DNA region includes the following protein-coding sequences:
- a CDS encoding DUF433 domain-containing protein, with protein sequence MNMNPLLERISVDPNVCFGKPCIRGHRIWVSLILDMLAGGMSTPEILKEYPTLEELDIRAAIAYGAEMSRDRYVPVGAPSGQ